In Urechidicola croceus, a single window of DNA contains:
- a CDS encoding phytase, with protein MKYSIYLIFLLAFVSCKKQLPEIKPTLITEKLPHDSDDPAIWINKNNPEKSIVFGTDKDEVNGGVYAFDLDGKIIKEKSITGISYPNNVDVEYDFALTDSTFTDILVFTEREKHQIRLFSIPDMKPLDNGGFKVFTDETNVEMKRPMGISLYKNPQNGSISAIVSRKKGPTKNYLYQYEFIADSIGVKSHLMRKFGNFSGEKEIEAIAIDDALGFVYFSDEGVGIRKYYANPAKGNNEISIFGGEYFKDDIEGIAIASYANDKGYIIVSNQQDHTFNFFNRSDNSFVKTLNLGTLETDGCDVVTHSLGKKYPNGLFVSMNDKQDFFFHNLDSLKLN; from the coding sequence ATGAAATATTCTATATACTTAATTTTTCTTCTAGCTTTTGTTTCGTGTAAGAAACAACTACCAGAAATAAAACCAACATTAATTACCGAAAAATTACCACATGATAGTGATGACCCTGCAATATGGATTAATAAAAACAACCCTGAAAAAAGTATTGTTTTTGGAACCGACAAAGATGAAGTTAATGGTGGTGTTTATGCTTTTGACTTAGACGGAAAAATCATCAAAGAAAAAAGTATTACAGGTATAAGTTATCCTAACAATGTAGATGTTGAATATGATTTTGCATTGACTGATTCTACATTTACCGATATATTAGTTTTTACTGAACGTGAAAAACACCAAATCAGATTGTTTTCGATTCCAGATATGAAACCATTAGACAATGGGGGCTTCAAAGTTTTTACAGATGAAACTAATGTTGAAATGAAAAGACCAATGGGAATTTCACTATACAAAAACCCACAGAACGGAAGTATTTCAGCAATTGTAAGTCGCAAAAAAGGACCAACAAAAAACTATTTATATCAATATGAATTTATTGCAGATTCAATAGGTGTAAAATCTCACTTAATGAGAAAATTTGGAAATTTTAGTGGTGAAAAAGAAATTGAAGCTATTGCTATTGATGATGCTTTAGGTTTTGTTTATTTTTCTGATGAAGGAGTTGGAATACGAAAATATTATGCAAATCCAGCAAAAGGGAATAATGAAATTTCAATTTTTGGTGGAGAGTATTTTAAAGACGATATTGAAGGTATTGCAATCGCATCTTATGCAAATGATAAAGGGTATATTATTGTTTCAAATCAGCAAGACCATACCTTTAACTTTTTTAATAGAAGTGACAATTCATTTGTAAAAACATTAAATTTAGGAACTTTAGAAACAGATGGTTGTGATGTTGTAACACATTCTTTAGGAAAAAAATATCCAAATGGTTTATTTGTATCTATGAATGATAAGCAAGATTTTTTCTTTCACAATCTAGATTCTCTAAAACTTAATTAA
- a CDS encoding TonB-dependent receptor codes for MKQKITLLMLIAFFFNGLAQTGNLQGTITDDNGLPVPGATILIKELNKGVVSDFDGDFTMVNIPTGTHNLLIEYLGYADIKQEITINESETTTISITLTSEATELGEVYVTGFSSGQAKALNTQKNNQNITNVVSTDQIGKFPDANIGDAVKRIPGITMQVDQGEARNIIIRGLAPQLNSVTLNGSRIPSAEGDNRNVQMDLIPSDMIQTIEVNKAVTPDMDADALGGSVNLITKTSPQGFRLSATAGSGVNFITDKRVLTGSFLLGDRSKNEKFGWMISTSINDNDFGSDNVEAVWLNEAESPITEEDIEVNPYIEEFDLRTYLVQRIRRSFSVNLDYKFNENNEIYLKTMYNWRDDRENRLRLRYRSMEPIFADGTENIIGYEGEVRRQTKGGIDNNRNKNKRLEDQRMQNYNLGGKHLFGNLKFDWTTSFAKASEERLNERYIEYEIGDAFEINQDISDTEFPIISPINSSDVDLANFELKEITEENQFTEEEDFNIFTNFELPSDMFGQGDGTIKFGAKARIKNKNRDNNFYEFEPLSGFESLIDVPLRDYSKSDFATGSQYQSGQFVTPEFLGSLNLFNTDQFENELLVDEFITANFDVKENVFAGYIMANQKLSDKLTVLTGLRLESTKIESTGNEIIFDEEGDIAGTSELNDENTYSNFLPGLHFKYDLNNRTILRFAWTNTIARPNYVDLVPFSEINNEDEEIFIGNADLNPATSMNFDIMAERYFESIGIISGGLFYKNIKDFSYVFISEDQATGYDLFQPLNGDNADVFGAEIAFQKQFAKNFGVYLNYTYLSSEAKGIRNEDGDERGNLDLPGAAPHMFNGSFSYSDKKFSARISANFSDAYLDELGGNDFEDRYYDQQFFLDFNASYNINDNLTFYADLNNITNQPLRYYQGVSERTMQMEYYKQRLTFGLKYDLFKK; via the coding sequence ATGAAACAAAAAATTACACTTTTAATGCTTATTGCATTTTTTTTTAACGGACTAGCGCAGACTGGAAACCTTCAAGGAACTATTACTGATGATAATGGATTACCTGTTCCAGGTGCAACAATTTTAATCAAAGAACTAAACAAAGGAGTCGTTTCCGATTTTGATGGTGACTTTACTATGGTTAACATCCCTACTGGTACTCACAATCTATTAATTGAATACCTTGGATATGCTGATATTAAACAAGAAATTACAATAAATGAGTCAGAAACCACTACAATTTCAATTACCCTAACTTCTGAAGCAACTGAATTAGGGGAAGTTTATGTTACGGGGTTTTCAAGCGGACAAGCAAAAGCTTTAAACACTCAAAAAAATAATCAAAACATTACAAATGTTGTTTCAACTGATCAAATTGGGAAATTTCCTGATGCAAACATTGGAGATGCAGTAAAACGTATTCCTGGAATTACAATGCAAGTAGATCAAGGTGAGGCACGTAATATTATAATTAGAGGTTTAGCACCACAATTAAACTCAGTTACATTAAACGGAAGTAGAATTCCTTCTGCCGAAGGCGATAACAGAAATGTGCAAATGGATTTAATTCCTTCTGATATGATTCAAACTATCGAAGTAAACAAAGCAGTAACTCCAGATATGGATGCAGATGCTCTTGGAGGCTCAGTAAATTTAATTACGAAAACATCTCCTCAAGGTTTCCGATTATCAGCGACTGCTGGATCTGGTGTTAATTTTATCACTGATAAAAGAGTATTAACTGGTTCTTTTTTACTTGGAGATAGAAGCAAAAATGAAAAATTTGGATGGATGATATCTACATCAATTAATGACAATGATTTCGGGTCAGACAATGTTGAAGCAGTATGGTTAAATGAAGCCGAAAGCCCAATTACTGAAGAAGATATTGAAGTAAATCCTTATATAGAAGAATTTGACTTAAGAACATATTTAGTGCAACGAATAAGAAGAAGTTTTTCCGTAAATTTAGATTATAAGTTTAACGAAAATAATGAAATCTATCTAAAAACAATGTACAATTGGAGAGATGATAGAGAAAATCGTTTAAGACTTCGTTACAGAAGTATGGAACCTATTTTTGCCGATGGTACTGAAAATATTATAGGATATGAAGGTGAAGTTAGACGTCAAACTAAAGGTGGTATTGATAATAATAGAAATAAAAATAAACGTTTGGAAGACCAACGTATGCAAAACTACAACTTAGGCGGAAAACATTTATTTGGAAATTTAAAATTTGATTGGACAACTTCATTTGCTAAAGCATCAGAAGAAAGACTAAATGAGCGTTATATAGAATATGAAATTGGTGATGCCTTTGAAATCAACCAAGATATTTCTGATACTGAATTCCCAATTATTAGCCCTATTAATTCTAGCGATGTAGATTTAGCAAATTTTGAATTAAAAGAAATTACTGAAGAAAATCAATTTACTGAAGAAGAAGATTTTAATATATTCACAAACTTTGAATTACCTTCTGATATGTTTGGCCAAGGTGATGGTACAATTAAATTTGGTGCTAAAGCTAGGATCAAAAACAAAAATCGCGATAATAATTTTTACGAATTTGAACCTCTTTCTGGATTTGAGTCTCTAATTGATGTGCCTTTAAGAGACTATAGTAAAAGTGATTTCGCAACAGGAAGTCAATATCAATCAGGGCAATTTGTAACACCTGAATTCTTAGGAAGTTTAAATTTATTCAACACTGATCAATTTGAGAACGAACTATTAGTAGATGAATTTATTACTGCAAATTTTGATGTAAAAGAAAATGTTTTTGCTGGTTATATAATGGCAAATCAAAAATTATCAGACAAATTAACAGTGCTTACAGGTTTAAGGTTAGAAAGTACTAAAATTGAAAGTACAGGAAACGAAATCATTTTTGATGAAGAAGGAGATATCGCAGGAACAAGCGAATTAAATGATGAGAATACTTATTCAAACTTTTTACCTGGTCTTCACTTTAAATATGATCTAAACAACAGAACTATTTTGCGATTTGCTTGGACAAACACCATAGCACGTCCAAACTATGTAGATTTAGTTCCATTTAGCGAAATAAACAATGAAGATGAAGAAATATTTATAGGAAATGCAGATTTAAACCCTGCAACTTCTATGAACTTTGATATAATGGCTGAACGTTATTTTGAATCCATAGGAATCATTTCTGGTGGTTTATTCTATAAAAACATTAAAGACTTTTCTTATGTATTTATTAGTGAAGATCAAGCAACCGGCTACGATTTATTTCAACCTTTAAATGGTGATAATGCAGATGTATTTGGTGCTGAGATTGCCTTCCAAAAACAATTTGCTAAAAACTTTGGTGTATATTTAAACTATACATATTTGAGCTCAGAAGCAAAAGGAATTCGTAATGAAGATGGTGATGAACGTGGGAATTTAGATTTACCAGGTGCTGCTCCTCATATGTTTAATGGTTCTTTTTCCTATTCTGACAAAAAGTTTAGCGCACGAATTTCTGCTAACTTTTCTGATGCCTATTTAGATGAATTAGGAGGAAATGATTTTGAAGATAGATATTATGATCAACAATTCTTTTTAGATTTTAATGCATCATATAACATCAATGATAATTTAACTTTTTATGCAGATTTAAATAATATCACAAACCAACCTTTACGCTATTATCAAGGTGTTTCTGAAAGGACTATGCAAATGGAATATTATAAACAACGTTTAACATTCGGTTTGAAATACGACTTATTTAAAAAATAA
- a CDS encoding choice-of-anchor J domain-containing protein, whose product MKKIVYLLMALGLTFAACNPMDDIYEDIDSQENPVVGNVEYTLTADDYEELELSYDSFNSEDEAKQLIPGLLADLYPFMGKGSSILAGYELYVGNAEGVSDYSGADIYELSNSDYASTGSDAFGFYPDVNPNDLMGDVLAANVTGAEGDILLAKYKQYTEVPEVGLANIVEYNFAGSLEGWTITDLVGEQGWTSESGYVQGNGYSGGQIANEDWLVSPEIDLTNESDLKFQITHELDYAGDTSLLKILVSTDYTDDVTTATWDEITLSTAVTGDMAPSEDYDFSAYDGETIHVAFKYESTDSDAGRWRIESLAIKTLGVSGETANKGTHFMYAGGAWEVVDGVYYLSSSDFDSMGEGSGQPGQYNNFGSSVPPNNYLPTFLDIKYPFAQEDDQIIAIYDYYSSSSGAQIRGNLYTVVDGMWVGHESTISTTLQFGHDGTVWVPDNTIRYTLTGDDYALVASTLLTADGFASAAGNLDSYGNFNRTGGATSWDDEMMITAMGIVAASIDPNAAVGQKYLMTCDIYNGSGGTEDFYIIKDDSGEWVVFE is encoded by the coding sequence ATGAAAAAAATAGTTTATTTATTAATGGCGTTAGGGTTGACATTTGCAGCCTGTAATCCAATGGATGACATTTATGAGGATATTGATTCTCAAGAAAACCCAGTTGTTGGAAATGTTGAATATACACTAACAGCTGATGATTATGAAGAATTAGAATTATCTTATGATAGTTTTAACTCTGAAGATGAAGCAAAGCAATTAATCCCAGGTTTATTGGCAGACTTATATCCATTTATGGGTAAAGGCTCTTCTATTCTTGCAGGATATGAATTATATGTTGGTAATGCTGAAGGGGTAAGTGATTATAGTGGTGCTGACATTTATGAGTTATCTAATTCGGATTACGCATCAACTGGTAGTGATGCTTTTGGATTTTATCCTGATGTTAACCCAAATGATTTGATGGGAGATGTATTAGCAGCTAACGTTACAGGTGCTGAAGGAGATATTTTATTAGCAAAATATAAGCAATATACAGAAGTACCTGAAGTAGGTTTAGCAAATATTGTTGAGTACAATTTTGCAGGAAGTTTAGAAGGTTGGACAATTACTGATTTAGTTGGGGAACAAGGTTGGACTTCTGAAAGTGGATATGTTCAAGGAAATGGATATTCTGGTGGTCAAATTGCTAACGAAGATTGGTTAGTTTCTCCAGAAATTGACTTAACTAATGAAAGTGATTTAAAATTTCAAATTACACACGAACTTGATTATGCTGGAGATACTTCATTACTTAAAATTTTAGTTTCAACTGATTATACAGATGATGTTACAACTGCAACTTGGGATGAAATTACATTAAGTACTGCTGTTACTGGAGATATGGCTCCTTCTGAAGATTATGATTTTTCAGCTTACGATGGAGAAACTATTCACGTAGCTTTTAAATATGAATCAACTGACTCTGATGCTGGAAGATGGAGAATTGAAAGTTTAGCCATTAAAACTCTTGGAGTATCAGGTGAAACTGCTAATAAAGGAACTCACTTCATGTATGCAGGTGGTGCTTGGGAAGTTGTTGATGGTGTATATTACTTAAGTTCTTCTGACTTTGATTCAATGGGAGAAGGATCTGGACAGCCAGGTCAATATAATAACTTTGGAAGTTCTGTACCTCCAAACAATTATTTACCTACTTTCTTAGATATCAAATATCCATTCGCTCAAGAAGATGATCAAATAATAGCAATTTATGACTATTACTCAAGTTCTTCAGGTGCTCAAATTAGAGGTAACCTTTATACAGTTGTTGATGGTATGTGGGTAGGTCACGAATCTACAATCAGTACAACATTACAATTTGGTCATGATGGAACTGTTTGGGTTCCTGACAATACAATCAGATATACATTAACTGGTGATGATTATGCATTAGTTGCTTCAACTTTATTAACTGCTGATGGTTTTGCTTCTGCAGCAGGAAACTTAGATAGTTATGGTAACTTTAACAGAACTGGTGGAGCTACTAGTTGGGATGATGAAATGATGATAACTGCAATGGGTATTGTTGCAGCTAGCATCGATCCTAATGCAGCCGTTGGTCAAAAGTATTTAATGACTTGCGACATCTACAACGGAAGTGGTGGAACTGAAGACTTCTACATCATCAAAGATGATAGCGGAGAATGGGTAGTTTTTGAATAG
- a CDS encoding acyl-ACP desaturase, producing the protein MSLHNIRLEVMQTLEKSIDTFVEKFLIVPEKIWQPTDFLPNSQSDSFIEEVKEIRELSKDLDDDFWVSLVGDTITEEALPTYESWLLDVQGISQHSENGGDNGWAKWIRSWTGEENRHGDVLNKYLYLSGRVNMREVEITTQHLISDGFDIGTARDPYKNFVYTSFQELATYISHNNVAKHARKSGHKLLAKMSKIIAGDEMRHHLAYTEFVRQIFKYDPSEMMLAFQHMMKHKIVMPALHLRHSGEEKGSLFDHFSTVAQRAGVYTGFDYVDILKKLNVAWEIDKITGLTAEAEKARDYLMKLPDRMQRITERIVIPNTKYNFKWMIPA; encoded by the coding sequence ATGTCCTTACACAATATTCGCTTAGAGGTGATGCAAACGCTTGAAAAGAGTATAGATACATTTGTAGAAAAATTTCTAATTGTTCCTGAAAAAATATGGCAACCAACTGATTTTCTTCCTAATTCTCAGAGTGATTCATTTATAGAAGAAGTTAAAGAAATTAGAGAGTTATCAAAAGATTTAGATGATGACTTTTGGGTTTCATTAGTTGGTGACACTATTACTGAAGAGGCATTACCAACCTATGAATCGTGGCTACTTGATGTTCAGGGTATTTCACAACATAGTGAAAATGGTGGTGATAATGGTTGGGCAAAATGGATTCGATCTTGGACTGGAGAAGAAAATAGGCATGGAGATGTTTTAAACAAGTATTTATACTTATCAGGAAGAGTTAATATGCGTGAAGTAGAAATTACGACACAACATTTAATATCTGACGGTTTTGATATTGGTACTGCACGTGACCCTTATAAGAATTTTGTTTATACTAGTTTTCAAGAATTAGCAACCTACATTTCACATAATAACGTAGCTAAACATGCAAGAAAAAGCGGGCATAAATTATTAGCTAAAATGTCTAAAATTATTGCTGGAGATGAAATGCGTCATCATTTAGCATACACTGAATTTGTAAGACAAATTTTTAAATATGATCCAAGCGAAATGATGTTAGCTTTTCAACATATGATGAAACATAAAATTGTAATGCCTGCCTTACATTTAAGACATTCTGGTGAAGAAAAAGGAAGTTTATTTGATCATTTTTCGACTGTTGCTCAACGCGCAGGTGTATATACTGGATTTGATTATGTAGATATTCTTAAAAAGTTAAATGTGGCTTGGGAAATAGACAAAATTACTGGTTTAACTGCAGAAGCAGAAAAAGCAAGAGATTATTTAATGAAACTACCTGATAGAATGCAACGAATTACTGAAAGAATTGTAATTCCAAATACAAAATACAATTTCAAGTGGATGATACCTGCATAA
- a CDS encoding lysophospholipid acyltransferase family protein, producing MKKIIAYPLTIIFYLFYGLLLLIFHPIQWIALKLGGYNLHKKVVSILNLGLVRCLHFLGTKIKFINKQTIPENAPLIIVSNHQSMNDIPAIIWFMRKYHPKFVSKKELGKGIPSVSFNLRHGGSALIDRKNPKQAIEELARFGKYIEKNKFAAVIFPEGTRSRDGIPKRFSSNGMKTLVKKIPSAYIVPLTINNSWKLLKYGGFPMNIGVDLIFEVHKPIQASSLKFEELFEKVEKTIKNSVIS from the coding sequence ATGAAAAAAATAATTGCATATCCACTAACTATTATATTCTATTTATTTTACGGATTATTATTACTAATCTTCCACCCTATTCAATGGATAGCCTTAAAACTTGGTGGATATAACTTACATAAAAAAGTTGTTTCAATATTAAATCTAGGACTGGTTAGATGTTTACATTTTTTAGGTACTAAAATTAAGTTTATCAATAAACAAACTATACCCGAAAATGCCCCTTTAATAATTGTATCTAATCATCAAAGTATGAATGATATTCCAGCAATTATATGGTTTATGAGGAAATACCACCCAAAATTTGTCTCTAAAAAAGAATTGGGTAAAGGAATTCCTAGTGTTTCTTTTAATTTAAGGCATGGGGGAAGTGCCTTAATAGATAGAAAAAATCCTAAACAAGCAATTGAAGAGTTAGCAAGATTTGGTAAGTATATAGAAAAAAATAAATTCGCAGCAGTAATTTTTCCAGAAGGTACTAGAAGCCGTGACGGTATTCCAAAGCGGTTTTCAAGCAACGGTATGAAAACTTTAGTCAAAAAAATTCCTTCCGCATACATTGTTCCATTAACAATAAATAATTCATGGAAACTTTTAAAATATGGTGGTTTTCCTATGAATATTGGAGTAGATTTAATATTTGAAGTTCATAAACCAATACAAGCATCATCTTTAAAATTTGAAGAATTATTTGAAAAGGTAGAAAAAACCATTAAAAATAGCGTAATTTCGTAA
- a CDS encoding amidohydrolase: MKEKLNIVAVQADIFWEDIDANIKNYNSILLEISHEVDLIVLPEMFSTGFSMEPYTCAEKMNGISVSWMIQIAKEKQVAITGSLIIKENDEYYNRLVFVFPNGRLETYDKRHLFSLGGEDKFYSSGREKLIVEYKGWKIFPLICYDLRFPVWSRNTDDYHILIYVANWPKPRINAWDSLLKARAIENMCYVIGVNRVGLDGNNLEYIGHSQVYDILGNELERSKTKKDDVISCILDIKTLNKARKELSFLNDKDSFFIEK, encoded by the coding sequence ATGAAAGAAAAATTAAATATTGTAGCTGTACAGGCAGATATATTTTGGGAGGATATTGATGCTAATATCAAAAACTATAATAGTATTCTTTTGGAAATTTCTCATGAGGTGGATTTAATAGTTTTACCTGAAATGTTTTCGACAGGTTTTTCTATGGAACCTTATACATGTGCTGAAAAAATGAATGGAATAAGTGTTTCTTGGATGATCCAAATAGCAAAAGAGAAACAAGTAGCAATCACGGGAAGTTTAATAATTAAAGAAAATGATGAATATTATAATCGTTTAGTTTTTGTGTTTCCAAATGGACGACTTGAGACTTATGATAAAAGACATTTATTTTCATTAGGTGGTGAAGATAAATTTTATTCTAGTGGTAGAGAAAAGTTGATTGTAGAATATAAAGGCTGGAAAATATTCCCATTAATTTGTTATGATTTACGTTTTCCTGTTTGGTCTAGAAATACAGATGATTATCATATTTTAATTTATGTTGCAAATTGGCCTAAACCTAGAATTAATGCATGGGATTCACTTTTAAAAGCAAGAGCTATAGAAAACATGTGTTATGTTATTGGAGTCAATAGAGTAGGTTTAGATGGTAATAATTTAGAATATATAGGACATTCACAAGTATATGATATATTGGGAAATGAATTGGAAAGATCTAAAACAAAAAAGGATGATGTAATATCATGTATTTTAGATATTAAAACATTAAATAAAGCAAGAAAAGAACTTTCTTTTTTAAATGATAAAGACTCATTTTTTATTGAAAAATGA